A stretch of Vigna angularis cultivar LongXiaoDou No.4 chromosome 4, ASM1680809v1, whole genome shotgun sequence DNA encodes these proteins:
- the LOC108321146 gene encoding mitochondrial thiamine diphosphate carrier 1 isoform X2: protein MGFTTQGFVYSFKIYQHGSSKQRYFQRRRHTGFLAGKCASFAHGYAIYKYTIYCCTQVEDFCLWFFQNRSIMFIALLSVAAENHMNLSPYLSYMSGAIAGSAATVGSYPFDLLRTILASQGEPKVYPNMRTAFVDIVQTRGFQGLYAGLSPTLVEIIPYAALQFGTYDTFKRWTMAWNQRQYSNSTAENISSFQLFLCGVSAGTCAKLATHPLDVVKKRFQIEGLQRHPRYGARVEHRAYSNMLDAIKRILQMEGWAGLYKGIVPSTVKAAPANAVTFVAYELTSDWLESLLT, encoded by the exons ATGGGCTTTACTACGCAAGGATTTGTCTACTCCTTCAAAATATACCAGCATGGTTCAAGCAAGCAAAGATATTTTCAGAGAAGAAGGCATACGG GGTTTTTGGCGGGGAAATGTGCCAGCTTTGCTCATGGTTATGCCATATACAAGTATACAATTTACTGTTGTACACAAGTTGAAGACTTTTGCCTCTGGTTCTTCCAAAACAG GTCTATTATGTTCATTGCTTTGCTTTCTGTTGCTGCAGAGAATCACATGAATCTGAGCCCTTATCTATCCTATATGAGTGGGGCAATAGCTGGGAGTGCTGCTACTGTAGGTTCATATCCCTTTGATCTTCTCCGAACCATATTAGCTTCCCAGGGTGAACCCAAG GTTTATCCAAACATGAGAACGGCATTTGTTGATATTGTGCAGACTCGTGGCTTCCAAGGCTTGTATGCTGGATTGTCACCAACCCTAGTTGAGATTATACCATATGCAGCTCTACAATTTGGCACCTATGATACATTTAAACGTTGGACCATG GCGTGGAATCAACGTCAATATTCGAATTCTACTGCAGAAAACATCTCTAGCTTTCAGCTTTTCCTCTGTGGAGTGAGTGCAGGAACATGTGCCAAGCTCGCCACTCATCCACTTGATGTGGTCAAGAAAAGATTTCAG ATTGAAGGTCTACAAAGGCATCCAAGATATGGAGCTCGGGTTGAACACCGTGCATACAGCAATATGCTTGATGCCATAAAGCGAATATTACAAATGGAGGGTTGGGCTGGTCTATATAAGGGGATAGTCCCATCAACTGTTAAAGCTGCACCAGCTAATGCTGTAACATTTGTGGCGTATGAATTGACATCAGACTGGCTGGAATCTcttttgacttga
- the LOC108321049 gene encoding uncharacterized protein LOC108321049 isoform X2: protein MLNKLLYLKCVTSTATSPYPFIHHYPFLLSLCFCTTTSNSRSFAVSYLIDNFGFSPESASKTSKSYNICFQTLEKPETVIRFFRNHGFSNIQINYMVTKAPWLLSCDPCKRLLPKFEFFLSKDVSSSEIVDLISKYPRVLRPSLENHIVPTYELIYKFLQSHVRTTRCMFGNTFYSCGDRLAHNIILLLENEVKESNIARLLGNHSKVIFASNDIIKLVKEVKDLGFDPSKATFVIALMAIKKTSPSLWKEKVDTFKKWGWSDEAVSEAFRRHPHVMLTSIKKINAVMNLWVNQLGRDALELVHCPKIFGLSIEKTIMPRARVLQHLLAKGLRKSASFVSPISVSEKLFLARFVTCFKEESCQLLKLYQEKVSVQGKEEVGAALGSSQIVKS from the coding sequence ATGTTGAATAAACTTCTGTACTTGAAATGTGTCACTTCCACAGCAACATCACCTTACCCTTTTATCCACCACTACCCATTCCTCCTTTCTCTCTGTTTCTGCACAACCACTTCAAATTCACGCTCATTTGCGGTATCCTACCTCATTGACAACTTTGGATTCTCTCCTGAATCTGCTTCCAAAACATCTAAGTCCTACAATATTTGTTTCCAGACCTTAGAAAAGCCCGAGACAGTGATCAGGTTCTTCAGAAATCACGGTTTCTCTAATATTCAAATAAACTATATGGTTACAAAGGCACCGTGGTTGCTTTCTTGTGACCCCTGCAAAAGGTTATTGCCAAAGTTTGAGTTTTTTCTCTCAAAGGATGTTTCTAGCTCTGAAATTGTTGACCTAATAAGTAAGTACCCTAGAGTACTGCGTCCAAGCCTGGAGAATCATATAGTCCCAACCTATGAATTGATATATAAGTTCTTGCAATCTCATGTGAGGACTACTCGTTGTATGTTTGGTAATACATTTTACTCTTGCGGGGATCGTCTGGCGCACAACATCATATTGCTGCTAGAGAATGAAGTAAAAGAATCAAACATTGCAAGATTGCTTGGGAACCATAGTAAGGTGATCTTTGCCTCAAATGATATAATTAAGTTGGTGAAGGAAGTAAAGGATTTGGGGTTTGATCCTTCAAAAGCAACTTTTGTTATAGCGTTGATGgccataaaaaaaacaagtccTTCCCTGTGGAAGGAGAAAGTTGATACCTTCAAGAAATGGGGTTGGTCTGATGAAGCTGTGTCTGAAGCATTTAGGAGGCACCCTCACGTTATGTTGacatctattaaaaaaataaatgctgTGATGAACCTTTGGGTCAATCAGTTGGGAAGGGATGCTTTGGAACTTGTCCATTGTCCAAAGATTTTCGGTTTGAGTATAGAAAAGACAATCATGCCAAGGGCCCGTGTTCTCCAGCATTTACTTGCTAAAGGCTTGAGGAAAAGTGCCAGCTTTGTTTCTCCGATTAGTGTTTCTGAAAAGTTATTTCTTGCAAGGTTTGTGACATGTTTTAAGGAGGAATCATGTCAACTATTAAAGCTGTATCAGGAAAAAGTTAGTGTTCAAGGAAAAGAGGAGGTTGGTGCAGCATTGGGCAGTTCTCAAATTGTTAAATCATGA
- the LOC108321049 gene encoding uncharacterized protein LOC108321049 isoform X3, protein MVTKAPWLLSCDPCKRLLPKFEFFLSKDVSSSEIVDLISKYPRVLRPSLENHIVPTYELIYKFLQSHVRTTRCMFGNTFYSCGDRLAHNIILLLENEVKESNIARLLGNHSKVIFASNDIIKLVKEVKDLGFDPSKATFVIALMAIKKTSPSLWKEKVDTFKKWGWSDEAVSEAFRRHPHVMLTSIKKINAVMNLWVNQLGRDALELVHCPKIFGLSIEKTIMPRARVLQHLLAKGLRKSASFVSPISVSEKLFLARFVTCFKEESCQLLKLYQEKVSVQGKEEECRLGTSLGEMIKFYIMT, encoded by the exons ATGGTTACAAAGGCACCGTGGTTGCTTTCTTGTGACCCCTGCAAAAGGTTATTGCCAAAGTTTGAGTTTTTTCTCTCAAAGGATGTTTCTAGCTCTGAAATTGTTGACCTAATAAGTAAGTACCCTAGAGTACTGCGTCCAAGCCTGGAGAATCATATAGTCCCAACCTATGAATTGATATATAAGTTCTTGCAATCTCATGTGAGGACTACTCGTTGTATGTTTGGTAATACATTTTACTCTTGCGGGGATCGTCTGGCGCACAACATCATATTGCTGCTAGAGAATGAAGTAAAAGAATCAAACATTGCAAGATTGCTTGGGAACCATAGTAAGGTGATCTTTGCCTCAAATGATATAATTAAGTTGGTGAAGGAAGTAAAGGATTTGGGGTTTGATCCTTCAAAAGCAACTTTTGTTATAGCGTTGATGgccataaaaaaaacaagtccTTCCCTGTGGAAGGAGAAAGTTGATACCTTCAAGAAATGGGGTTGGTCTGATGAAGCTGTGTCTGAAGCATTTAGGAGGCACCCTCACGTTATGTTGacatctattaaaaaaataaatgctgTGATGAACCTTTGGGTCAATCAGTTGGGAAGGGATGCTTTGGAACTTGTCCATTGTCCAAAGATTTTCGGTTTGAGTATAGAAAAGACAATCATGCCAAGGGCCCGTGTTCTCCAGCATTTACTTGCTAAAGGCTTGAGGAAAAGTGCCAGCTTTGTTTCTCCGATTAGTGTTTCTGAAAAGTTATTTCTTGCAAGGTTTGTGACATGTTTTAAGGAGGAATCATGTCAACTATTAAAGCTGTATCAGGAAAAAGTTAGTGTTCAAGGAAAAGAGGAG GAGTGCAGGCTTGGGACAAGCCTTGGAGAAATGATAAAGTTCTACATCATGACTTAG
- the LOC108321090 gene encoding uncharacterized protein LOC108321090: MFHSQRFKPFFLYLKSLSRTPLQTPQPNNLFPSILSLKHSSNASQQHSFTVSYLVNDRGFSPETALKASKFIQFETSEKPDSVIAFFRDNGFSNTQINSIVRTAPNVLTCDPHKRVFPKFEFLLSKGASRSDIVELVSRSPRILYCSLENNIVPSYELMRKFFQTDKETMDCIRSCSHFFGTDRVVKNVKLLVDDGVTDRVLAFLLRRRISIILCSSLKRTLDEVKEMGFDPSKLSFAIALLAKTTIPKSRWERKVDAFKRWGWSEELVLRVFRRQPLVMLVSQDKIDRIMRFWVKQLGWDYLALTKKPEIFGFSLERRIIPRAHVVQYLLKKGLRSKSASLITPFSVSDKVFIENYVMRFKEETSELSKLYQFKD, from the coding sequence ATGTTTCATTCCCAACGCTTCAAACCCTTTTTTCTCTATCTGAAGTCACTCTCAAGAACCCCTCTTCAAACCCCACAACCCAACAATCTTTTCCCCTCGATACTCTCTCTGAAACACTCCTCAAATGCTTCACAGCAACATTCTTTCACGGTTTCCTACCTCGTAAACGACCGCGGGTTCTCCCCAGAAACCGCTCTGAAggcttccaaattcattcaattcgAAACCTCGGAAAAGCCCGACTCAGTCATCGCCTTCTTCAGAGACAACGGATTCAGCAACACCCAGATAAACAGCATCGTCAGAACAGCACCCAATGTTCTCACTTGCGACCCCCACAAAAGGGTTTTTCCAAAGTTCGAGTTTTTACTCTCCAAAGGGGCCTCACGCTCTGACATTGTGGAACTGGTGAGTAGGAGCCCCAGAATCCTTTACTGCAGCCTCGAGAATAACATTGTCCCTTCGTATGAACTGATGAGGAAGTTTTTTCAAACTGATAAGGAAACGATGGATTGCATACGCTCTTGTAGTCATTTCTTTGGTACTGATCGTGTGGTGAAGAATGTGAAACTTTTGGTTGATGATGGAGTCACTGATCGTGTACTAGCCTTTTTGTTACGCAGGAGAATTTCTATAATCTTGTGTTCTTCCTTGAAGAGGACTTTGGATGAGGTTAAGGAAATGGGGTTTGATCCTTCCAAGTTGAGCTTTGCCATCGCGCTGCTGGCGAAAACGACCATTCCGAAATCGCGATGGGAGAGGAAAGTTGATGCCTTTAAGAGATGGGGTTGGTCTGAAGAATTGGTTCTTAGAGTGTTTAGGAGGCAACCCCTCGTAATGTTGGTGTCCCAAGATAAGATTGATAGGATTATGAGATTTTGGGTTAAGCAATTAGGTTGGGACTATTTGGCTCTTACCAAGAAGCCAGAGATTTTTGGATTTAGTTTGGAGAGAAGAATCATTCCAAGGGCACATGTTGTCCAGTATTTACTCAAGAAAGGTTTGAGGAGTAAGAGTGCCAGCTTGATTACGCCATTTTCTGTTTCTGATAAGGTATTTATTGAAAACTATGTGATGCGTTTTAAGGAGGAGACAAGTGAACTATCAAAGCTGTACCAATTCAAAGACTAA
- the LOC108321147 gene encoding uncharacterized protein LOC108321147 isoform X2, producing MGQAFRRASGRIRAASEADTSSFSKPKNAVDRRPPPTVATDKAAQISKAAEQDVLQADDRSRVNMDNVLEERDPKFDAMLGQMVGRIKSKPGGKPEMGEAFVVEKYNRPMPKLRNTKPDSGRYEERQVPAGTLNIAQLRHIILLHEDSEDLAILITTSRR from the exons ATGGGTCAGGCATTTCGTCGAGCATCTGGAAGAATCCGGGCAGCATCCGAGGCTGACACCTCATCTTTCTCCAAGCCAAAGAACGCCGTTGATCGCCGACCGCCGCCCACGGTTGCCACCGACAAGGCGGCGCAGATCTCGAAAGCCGCCGAACAAGACGTACTTCAGGCCG ATGATCGTTCTAGAGTTAATATGGACAACGTCCTGGAAGAAAGAGATCCCAAATTTGATGCTATGCTTGGTCAAATGGTTGGTAGAATTAAATCAAAGCCTGGGGGGAAACCTGAGATGGGTGAG GCCTTTGTGGTTGAGAAGTACAACAGGCCAATGCCCAAATTGCGAAAcacaaaaccagattctgggcgCTACGAGGAAAGGCAGGTTCCTGCTGGCACTTTGAATATTGCTCAGTTGCGCCATATCATACTTTTACACGAAG ATTCAGAGGATCTTGCAATTCTTATCACAACCTCCAGAAGGTAG
- the LOC108321049 gene encoding uncharacterized protein LOC108321049 isoform X1: protein MLNKLLYLKCVTSTATSPYPFIHHYPFLLSLCFCTTTSNSRSFAVSYLIDNFGFSPESASKTSKSYNICFQTLEKPETVIRFFRNHGFSNIQINYMVTKAPWLLSCDPCKRLLPKFEFFLSKDVSSSEIVDLISKYPRVLRPSLENHIVPTYELIYKFLQSHVRTTRCMFGNTFYSCGDRLAHNIILLLENEVKESNIARLLGNHSKVIFASNDIIKLVKEVKDLGFDPSKATFVIALMAIKKTSPSLWKEKVDTFKKWGWSDEAVSEAFRRHPHVMLTSIKKINAVMNLWVNQLGRDALELVHCPKIFGLSIEKTIMPRARVLQHLLAKGLRKSASFVSPISVSEKLFLARFVTCFKEESCQLLKLYQEKVSVQGKEEECRLGTSLGEMIKFYIMT, encoded by the exons ATGTTGAATAAACTTCTGTACTTGAAATGTGTCACTTCCACAGCAACATCACCTTACCCTTTTATCCACCACTACCCATTCCTCCTTTCTCTCTGTTTCTGCACAACCACTTCAAATTCACGCTCATTTGCGGTATCCTACCTCATTGACAACTTTGGATTCTCTCCTGAATCTGCTTCCAAAACATCTAAGTCCTACAATATTTGTTTCCAGACCTTAGAAAAGCCCGAGACAGTGATCAGGTTCTTCAGAAATCACGGTTTCTCTAATATTCAAATAAACTATATGGTTACAAAGGCACCGTGGTTGCTTTCTTGTGACCCCTGCAAAAGGTTATTGCCAAAGTTTGAGTTTTTTCTCTCAAAGGATGTTTCTAGCTCTGAAATTGTTGACCTAATAAGTAAGTACCCTAGAGTACTGCGTCCAAGCCTGGAGAATCATATAGTCCCAACCTATGAATTGATATATAAGTTCTTGCAATCTCATGTGAGGACTACTCGTTGTATGTTTGGTAATACATTTTACTCTTGCGGGGATCGTCTGGCGCACAACATCATATTGCTGCTAGAGAATGAAGTAAAAGAATCAAACATTGCAAGATTGCTTGGGAACCATAGTAAGGTGATCTTTGCCTCAAATGATATAATTAAGTTGGTGAAGGAAGTAAAGGATTTGGGGTTTGATCCTTCAAAAGCAACTTTTGTTATAGCGTTGATGgccataaaaaaaacaagtccTTCCCTGTGGAAGGAGAAAGTTGATACCTTCAAGAAATGGGGTTGGTCTGATGAAGCTGTGTCTGAAGCATTTAGGAGGCACCCTCACGTTATGTTGacatctattaaaaaaataaatgctgTGATGAACCTTTGGGTCAATCAGTTGGGAAGGGATGCTTTGGAACTTGTCCATTGTCCAAAGATTTTCGGTTTGAGTATAGAAAAGACAATCATGCCAAGGGCCCGTGTTCTCCAGCATTTACTTGCTAAAGGCTTGAGGAAAAGTGCCAGCTTTGTTTCTCCGATTAGTGTTTCTGAAAAGTTATTTCTTGCAAGGTTTGTGACATGTTTTAAGGAGGAATCATGTCAACTATTAAAGCTGTATCAGGAAAAAGTTAGTGTTCAAGGAAAAGAGGAG GAGTGCAGGCTTGGGACAAGCCTTGGAGAAATGATAAAGTTCTACATCATGACTTAG
- the LOC108321146 gene encoding mitochondrial thiamine diphosphate carrier 2 isoform X1, with protein MEGEPSQLKRAAIDATAGALSGAVSRTVTSPLDVIKIRFQVQLEPTSSWALLRKDLSTPSKYTSMVQASKDIFREEGIRGFWRGNVPALLMVMPYTSIQFTVVHKLKTFASGSSKTENHMNLSPYLSYMSGAIAGSAATVGSYPFDLLRTILASQGEPKVYPNMRTAFVDIVQTRGFQGLYAGLSPTLVEIIPYAALQFGTYDTFKRWTMAWNQRQYSNSTAENISSFQLFLCGVSAGTCAKLATHPLDVVKKRFQIEGLQRHPRYGARVEHRAYSNMLDAIKRILQMEGWAGLYKGIVPSTVKAAPANAVTFVAYELTSDWLESLLT; from the exons ATGGAGGGGGAACCGAGCCAGCTGAAACGGGCTGCGATTGATGCCACCGCCGGAGCTCTTTCCGGCGCTGTATCCAGGACCGTCACGTCGCCTCTTGATGTTATTAAGATTAGGTTTCAG GTTCAACTAGAACCCACATCTTCATGGGCTTTACTACGCAAGGATTTGTCTACTCCTTCAAAATATACCAGCATGGTTCAAGCAAGCAAAGATATTTTCAGAGAAGAAGGCATACGG GGTTTTTGGCGGGGAAATGTGCCAGCTTTGCTCATGGTTATGCCATATACAAGTATACAATTTACTGTTGTACACAAGTTGAAGACTTTTGCCTCTGGTTCTTCCAAAACAG AGAATCACATGAATCTGAGCCCTTATCTATCCTATATGAGTGGGGCAATAGCTGGGAGTGCTGCTACTGTAGGTTCATATCCCTTTGATCTTCTCCGAACCATATTAGCTTCCCAGGGTGAACCCAAG GTTTATCCAAACATGAGAACGGCATTTGTTGATATTGTGCAGACTCGTGGCTTCCAAGGCTTGTATGCTGGATTGTCACCAACCCTAGTTGAGATTATACCATATGCAGCTCTACAATTTGGCACCTATGATACATTTAAACGTTGGACCATG GCGTGGAATCAACGTCAATATTCGAATTCTACTGCAGAAAACATCTCTAGCTTTCAGCTTTTCCTCTGTGGAGTGAGTGCAGGAACATGTGCCAAGCTCGCCACTCATCCACTTGATGTGGTCAAGAAAAGATTTCAG ATTGAAGGTCTACAAAGGCATCCAAGATATGGAGCTCGGGTTGAACACCGTGCATACAGCAATATGCTTGATGCCATAAAGCGAATATTACAAATGGAGGGTTGGGCTGGTCTATATAAGGGGATAGTCCCATCAACTGTTAAAGCTGCACCAGCTAATGCTGTAACATTTGTGGCGTATGAATTGACATCAGACTGGCTGGAATCTcttttgacttga
- the LOC108321078 gene encoding uncharacterized protein LOC108321078 isoform X2, with protein MVRRLPWLLSCDPCKRVMPKLEFFLSKGVSSSEIVDLVNKYPTVLGSSLKNQIVPNYELIYKFLQSDVKTIGCMLNNSFFCRGDLLAHNIRLLLENGVRESNIARLLGNRSKGVFGSNDIIKLVKELNDLGFDPSKATFAIALKAKKETSPSLWKQKVDTFKKWGWSDEAVSEAFRRHPHVMLTSIKKINAVMNLWVNQLGRDALELVHCPKIFGLSMEKTIIPRARVVQHLLAKGLRKSANFVYPISVSEKLFLARFVTCFKEESCQLLKLYQEKVSVQGKEEVGAAWGSSQIVNT; from the coding sequence ATGGTTAGAAGGTTACCATGGTTGCTTTCCTGTGACCCATGCAAAAGGGTAATGCCAAAGCTTGAATTTTTTCTCTCAAAGGGTGTTTCTAGCTCTGAAATTGTTGACCTAGTGAATAAGTACCCTACAGTACTGGGTTCAAGCCTGAAGAATCAGATAGTTCCAAACTATGAATTGATATATAAGTTCTTGCAATCTGATGTGAAGACTATTGGTTGTATgcttaataattcatttttctgTCGGGGCGATCTACTAGCACACAACATCAGATTGTTGCTGGAGAATGGAGTGAGAGAATCGAACATTGCAAGATTGCTTGGGAACCGTAGTAAGGGGGTCTTTGGCTCAAATGATATCATTAAGTTGGTGAAGGAATTAAATGATTTGGGATTTGATCCTTCAAAAGCAACTTTTGCTATAGCGTTGAAGGCCAAGAAAGAAACGAGTCCTTCCCTGTGGAAGCAGAAAGTTGATACCTTCAAGAAATGGGGTTGGTCTGATGAAGCGGTGTCTGAAGCATTTAGGAGGCACCCTCACGTTATGTTGacatctattaaaaaaataaatgctgTGATGAACCTTTGGGTCAATCAGTTGGGAAGGGATGCTTTGGAACTTGTCCATTGTCCAAAGATTTTCGGTTTGAGTATGGAGAAGACAATCATTCCAAGGGCCCGTGTTGTCCAGCATTTACTTGCTAAAGGCTTGAGGAAAAGTGCCAACTTTGTTTATCCGATTTCTGTTTCTGAAAAGCTATTTCTTGCAAGGTTTGTGACATGTTTTAAGGAGGAATCATGTCAACTATTAAAGCTGTATCAGGAAAAAGTTAGTGTTCAAGGAAAAGAGGAGGTTGGTGCAGCATGGGGCAGTTCTCAAATTGTTAACACATGA
- the LOC108321078 gene encoding uncharacterized protein LOC108321078 isoform X1, with the protein MLNKLLYLKCVTSTATSPYPFIHHYPFLFSLCFCTATSNSRSFAVSYLIDNFGFSPESASKTSKSYNICFQTSEKPETVIRFFRNNGFSNIQINYMVRRLPWLLSCDPCKRVMPKLEFFLSKGVSSSEIVDLVNKYPTVLGSSLKNQIVPNYELIYKFLQSDVKTIGCMLNNSFFCRGDLLAHNIRLLLENGVRESNIARLLGNRSKGVFGSNDIIKLVKELNDLGFDPSKATFAIALKAKKETSPSLWKQKVDTFKKWGWSDEAVSEAFRRHPHVMLTSIKKINAVMNLWVNQLGRDALELVHCPKIFGLSMEKTIIPRARVVQHLLAKGLRKSANFVYPISVSEKLFLARFVTCFKEESCQLLKLYQEKVSVQGKEEVGAAWGSSQIVNT; encoded by the coding sequence ATGTTGAATAAACTTCTGTACTTGAAATGTGTCACTTCCACAGCAACATCACCTTACCCTTTTATCCACCACTACCCATTCCTCTTTTCTCTCTGTTTCTGCACTGCCACTTCAAATTCACGCTCATTTGCGGTATCCTACCTCATTGACAACTTTGGATTCTCTCCTGAATCTGCTTCCAAAACATCTAAGTCCTACAATATTTGTTTCCAGACCTCAGAAAAGCCCGAGACAGTGATCAGGTTCTTCAGAAATAACGGTTTCTCTAATATCCAAATAAACTATATGGTTAGAAGGTTACCATGGTTGCTTTCCTGTGACCCATGCAAAAGGGTAATGCCAAAGCTTGAATTTTTTCTCTCAAAGGGTGTTTCTAGCTCTGAAATTGTTGACCTAGTGAATAAGTACCCTACAGTACTGGGTTCAAGCCTGAAGAATCAGATAGTTCCAAACTATGAATTGATATATAAGTTCTTGCAATCTGATGTGAAGACTATTGGTTGTATgcttaataattcatttttctgTCGGGGCGATCTACTAGCACACAACATCAGATTGTTGCTGGAGAATGGAGTGAGAGAATCGAACATTGCAAGATTGCTTGGGAACCGTAGTAAGGGGGTCTTTGGCTCAAATGATATCATTAAGTTGGTGAAGGAATTAAATGATTTGGGATTTGATCCTTCAAAAGCAACTTTTGCTATAGCGTTGAAGGCCAAGAAAGAAACGAGTCCTTCCCTGTGGAAGCAGAAAGTTGATACCTTCAAGAAATGGGGTTGGTCTGATGAAGCGGTGTCTGAAGCATTTAGGAGGCACCCTCACGTTATGTTGacatctattaaaaaaataaatgctgTGATGAACCTTTGGGTCAATCAGTTGGGAAGGGATGCTTTGGAACTTGTCCATTGTCCAAAGATTTTCGGTTTGAGTATGGAGAAGACAATCATTCCAAGGGCCCGTGTTGTCCAGCATTTACTTGCTAAAGGCTTGAGGAAAAGTGCCAACTTTGTTTATCCGATTTCTGTTTCTGAAAAGCTATTTCTTGCAAGGTTTGTGACATGTTTTAAGGAGGAATCATGTCAACTATTAAAGCTGTATCAGGAAAAAGTTAGTGTTCAAGGAAAAGAGGAGGTTGGTGCAGCATGGGGCAGTTCTCAAATTGTTAACACATGA
- the LOC108321147 gene encoding uncharacterized protein LOC108321147 isoform X1, with protein MGQAFRRASGRIRAASEADTSSFSKPKNAVDRRPPPTVATDKAAQISKAAEQDVLQADDRSRVNMDNVLEERDPKFDAMLGQMVGRIKSKPGGKPEMGEAFVVEKYNRPMPKLRNTKPDSGRYEERQVPAGTLNIAQLRHIILLHEGKADDYNGRMNAQQIAEKFQVDLVQIQRILQFLSQPPEGSSKDKNEAPR; from the exons ATGGGTCAGGCATTTCGTCGAGCATCTGGAAGAATCCGGGCAGCATCCGAGGCTGACACCTCATCTTTCTCCAAGCCAAAGAACGCCGTTGATCGCCGACCGCCGCCCACGGTTGCCACCGACAAGGCGGCGCAGATCTCGAAAGCCGCCGAACAAGACGTACTTCAGGCCG ATGATCGTTCTAGAGTTAATATGGACAACGTCCTGGAAGAAAGAGATCCCAAATTTGATGCTATGCTTGGTCAAATGGTTGGTAGAATTAAATCAAAGCCTGGGGGGAAACCTGAGATGGGTGAG GCCTTTGTGGTTGAGAAGTACAACAGGCCAATGCCCAAATTGCGAAAcacaaaaccagattctgggcgCTACGAGGAAAGGCAGGTTCCTGCTGGCACTTTGAATATTGCTCAGTTGCGCCATATCATACTTTTACACGAAGGTAAGGCTGATGATTACAATGGACGTATGAATGCTCAACAGATTGCTGAAAAATTTCAAGTGGATCTTGTTCAGATTCAGAGGATCTTGCAATTCTTATCACAACCTCCAGAAGGTAGCAGTAAAGACAAGAACGAAGCACCAAGATAA